The following proteins are co-located in the Bubalus bubalis isolate 160015118507 breed Murrah chromosome 21, NDDB_SH_1, whole genome shotgun sequence genome:
- the ALAS1 gene encoding 5-aminolevulinate synthase, nonspecific, mitochondrial isoform X1: MRSCPSGCILGRQGSRPEGSRRQGQGLVRHFHLGTCGLRHLRRVPRAGSVYLREMETVVRRCPFLSRVPQAFLQKAGKSLLFYAQNCPKMMEIGAKPAPRALSTSAVLCQQVTETPPANEKDKATIAEVQQAPDGSQQTADGTQLPSGHPSLASSQGTGSKCPFLAAEMSQGGSSVFRKASLALQEDVQEMHAVRKEVAQTSVNPSVINVKTEGGELNGLLKNFQDIMRKQRPERVSHLLQDNLPKSVCTFQYDRFFEKKIDEKKNDHSYRVFKTVNRKAQSFPMADDYSDSLISKKQVSVWCSNDYLGMSRHPRVCGAVIDTLKQHGTGAGGTRNISGTSKFHVDLERELADLHGKDAALLFSSCFVANDSTLFTLAKMMPGCEIYSDAGNHASMIQGIRNSGVPKYIFRHNDVSHLRELLQRSDPAVPKIVAFETVHSMDGAVCPLEELCDVAHEFGAITFVDEVHAVGLYGLQGGGIGDRDGVMPKMDIISGTLGKAIGCVGGYIASTSSLIDTVRSYAAGFIFTTSLPPMLLAGALESVRILRSTEGQALRRQHQRNVKLMRQMLMDAGLPVVHCPSHIIPVRVADAAKNTEVCDELMTRHNIYVQAINYPTVPRGEELLRIAPTPHHTPQMMSYFVDNLLATWKRVGLELKPHSSAECNFCRRPLHFEMMSEREKSYFSGMSKLVSAQA, translated from the exons ATGCGCAGCTGCCCATCTGGGTGTATATTAGGACGACAGGGATCACGGCCTGAGGGTTCTCGCAGACAAGGGCAAGGCTTGGTTCGACACTTCCACTTGGGTACCTGCGGCCTCCGCCACCTCCGCCGAGTTCCCCGCGCAG GATCAGTGTACCTCCGGGAGATGGAGACTGTTGTTCGTCGCTGCCCATTCTTATCCCGAGTGCCTCAAGCCTTTCTGCAGAAGGCAGGCAAATCTCTATTGTTCTATGCCCAAAACTGCCCTAAGATGATGGAAATTGGGGCCAAGCCAGCCCCTCGGGCCCTGTCCACTTCAGCAGTACTCTGCCAGCAGGTCACAGAAACCCCTCCAGCTAATGAGA AGGACAAAGCCACCATAGCCGAAGTGCAGCAGGCTCCTGATGGATCCCAGCAGACTGCAGATGGCACACAGCTTCCATCTGGACACCCTTCCCTCGCCTCGAGCCAGGGCACTGGGAGCAAGTGCCCTTTCCTGGCAGCTGAGATGAGCCAGGGCGGCAGCAGCGTCTTCCGCAAAGCCAGCCTGGCGCTTCAGGAAGACGTGCAGGAGATGCATGCCGTGAGGAAAG AGGTTGCCCAAACCTCAGTGAATCCCAGTGTGATTAACGTGAAGACCGAAGGAGGGGAGCTGAATGGACTGTTGAAGAACTTTCAGGATATCATGCGAAAGCAACGACCAGAAAGAGTGTCCCACCTTCTTCAAGATAACTTGCCAAAAT cTGTTTGCACTTTTCAGTATGATCgtttctttgagaagaaaattgatgagaaaaaaaatgaccatAGCTATCGAGTTTTCAAAACTGTGAACCGGAAGGCGCAGTCCTTCCCCATGGCAGATGACTATTCGGACTCTCTCATCAGCAAAAAGCAGGTGTCTGTCTGGTGTAGCAATGACTACCTAGGAATGAGTCGCCACCCACGGGTGTGTGGAGCCGTCAT agacactttgaaacagcatggtactggagCAGGGGGTACTAGAAATATTTCTGGAACTAGTAAATTCCACGTGGACCTGGAGCGGGAGCTGGCTGACCTCCATGGAAAAGATGCTGCACTCTTGTTCTCCTCGTGCTTTGTGGCCAATGACTCGACCCTCTTCACTCTGGCTAAGATGATGCCAG GCTGTGAGATTTACTCTGACGCTGGGAACCATGCCTCCATGATCCAAGGCATTCGAAACAGCGGAGTGCCAAAGTACATCTTCCGCCACAACGATGTCAGCCACCTCCGAGAACTGCTGCAGAGGTCCGACCCTGCCGTCCCCAAGATTGTCGCCTTTGAAACTGTACACTCAATGGACG GGGCAGTGTGCCCACTGGAAGAGCTGTGTGACGTGGCCCACGAGTTTGGAGCAATCACCTTCGTGGATGAGGTCCACGCAGTGGGGCTCTACGGGCTGCAAGGCGGAGGGATTGGCGATCGGGATGGAGTTATGCCAAAAATGGACATCATTTCTGGAACACTTG GCAAAGCCATTGGCTGCGTTGGAGGGTACATCGCCAGCACGAGTTCCCTGATCGACACCGTCCGGTCCTACGCAGCGGGCTTCATTTTCACCACCTCCCTGCCGCCCATGCTGCTGGCTGGAGCACTGGAGTCTGTGCGGATCCTGAGGAGCACTGAGGGCCAGGCACTTCGCCGCCAACACCAGCGCAACGTGAAGCTCATGAGGCAGATGCTGATGGATGCTGGCCTGCCAGTGGTCCACTGCCCCAGTCACATCATCCCTGTCCGG GTGGCAGATGCTGCTAAAAACACGGAGGTCTGTGATGAACTAATGACTAGACATAATATCTATGTCCAAGCGATCAATTACCCCACAGTGCCCCGGGGCGAGGAGCTGCTGCGCATTGCCCCCACGCCCCACCACACGCCGCAGATGATGAGCTACTTTGTGG ATAACCTGCTGGCCACGTGGAAGCGAGTTGGGCTGGAACTCAAGCCACATTCCTCAGCCGAGTGCAACTTCTGCAGGAGGCCACTGCATTTTGAAATGATGAGTGAAAGAGAGAAATCTTACTTCTCTGGTATGAGCAAGCTGGTGTCTGCTCAGGCCTGA
- the ALAS1 gene encoding 5-aminolevulinate synthase, nonspecific, mitochondrial isoform X2, which yields MRSCPSGCILGRQGSRPEGSRRQGQGLVRHFHLGTCGLRHLRRVPRAEDKATIAEVQQAPDGSQQTADGTQLPSGHPSLASSQGTGSKCPFLAAEMSQGGSSVFRKASLALQEDVQEMHAVRKEVAQTSVNPSVINVKTEGGELNGLLKNFQDIMRKQRPERVSHLLQDNLPKSVCTFQYDRFFEKKIDEKKNDHSYRVFKTVNRKAQSFPMADDYSDSLISKKQVSVWCSNDYLGMSRHPRVCGAVIDTLKQHGTGAGGTRNISGTSKFHVDLERELADLHGKDAALLFSSCFVANDSTLFTLAKMMPGCEIYSDAGNHASMIQGIRNSGVPKYIFRHNDVSHLRELLQRSDPAVPKIVAFETVHSMDGAVCPLEELCDVAHEFGAITFVDEVHAVGLYGLQGGGIGDRDGVMPKMDIISGTLGKAIGCVGGYIASTSSLIDTVRSYAAGFIFTTSLPPMLLAGALESVRILRSTEGQALRRQHQRNVKLMRQMLMDAGLPVVHCPSHIIPVRVADAAKNTEVCDELMTRHNIYVQAINYPTVPRGEELLRIAPTPHHTPQMMSYFVDNLLATWKRVGLELKPHSSAECNFCRRPLHFEMMSEREKSYFSGMSKLVSAQA from the exons ATGCGCAGCTGCCCATCTGGGTGTATATTAGGACGACAGGGATCACGGCCTGAGGGTTCTCGCAGACAAGGGCAAGGCTTGGTTCGACACTTCCACTTGGGTACCTGCGGCCTCCGCCACCTCCGCCGAGTTCCCCGCGCAG AGGACAAAGCCACCATAGCCGAAGTGCAGCAGGCTCCTGATGGATCCCAGCAGACTGCAGATGGCACACAGCTTCCATCTGGACACCCTTCCCTCGCCTCGAGCCAGGGCACTGGGAGCAAGTGCCCTTTCCTGGCAGCTGAGATGAGCCAGGGCGGCAGCAGCGTCTTCCGCAAAGCCAGCCTGGCGCTTCAGGAAGACGTGCAGGAGATGCATGCCGTGAGGAAAG AGGTTGCCCAAACCTCAGTGAATCCCAGTGTGATTAACGTGAAGACCGAAGGAGGGGAGCTGAATGGACTGTTGAAGAACTTTCAGGATATCATGCGAAAGCAACGACCAGAAAGAGTGTCCCACCTTCTTCAAGATAACTTGCCAAAAT cTGTTTGCACTTTTCAGTATGATCgtttctttgagaagaaaattgatgagaaaaaaaatgaccatAGCTATCGAGTTTTCAAAACTGTGAACCGGAAGGCGCAGTCCTTCCCCATGGCAGATGACTATTCGGACTCTCTCATCAGCAAAAAGCAGGTGTCTGTCTGGTGTAGCAATGACTACCTAGGAATGAGTCGCCACCCACGGGTGTGTGGAGCCGTCAT agacactttgaaacagcatggtactggagCAGGGGGTACTAGAAATATTTCTGGAACTAGTAAATTCCACGTGGACCTGGAGCGGGAGCTGGCTGACCTCCATGGAAAAGATGCTGCACTCTTGTTCTCCTCGTGCTTTGTGGCCAATGACTCGACCCTCTTCACTCTGGCTAAGATGATGCCAG GCTGTGAGATTTACTCTGACGCTGGGAACCATGCCTCCATGATCCAAGGCATTCGAAACAGCGGAGTGCCAAAGTACATCTTCCGCCACAACGATGTCAGCCACCTCCGAGAACTGCTGCAGAGGTCCGACCCTGCCGTCCCCAAGATTGTCGCCTTTGAAACTGTACACTCAATGGACG GGGCAGTGTGCCCACTGGAAGAGCTGTGTGACGTGGCCCACGAGTTTGGAGCAATCACCTTCGTGGATGAGGTCCACGCAGTGGGGCTCTACGGGCTGCAAGGCGGAGGGATTGGCGATCGGGATGGAGTTATGCCAAAAATGGACATCATTTCTGGAACACTTG GCAAAGCCATTGGCTGCGTTGGAGGGTACATCGCCAGCACGAGTTCCCTGATCGACACCGTCCGGTCCTACGCAGCGGGCTTCATTTTCACCACCTCCCTGCCGCCCATGCTGCTGGCTGGAGCACTGGAGTCTGTGCGGATCCTGAGGAGCACTGAGGGCCAGGCACTTCGCCGCCAACACCAGCGCAACGTGAAGCTCATGAGGCAGATGCTGATGGATGCTGGCCTGCCAGTGGTCCACTGCCCCAGTCACATCATCCCTGTCCGG GTGGCAGATGCTGCTAAAAACACGGAGGTCTGTGATGAACTAATGACTAGACATAATATCTATGTCCAAGCGATCAATTACCCCACAGTGCCCCGGGGCGAGGAGCTGCTGCGCATTGCCCCCACGCCCCACCACACGCCGCAGATGATGAGCTACTTTGTGG ATAACCTGCTGGCCACGTGGAAGCGAGTTGGGCTGGAACTCAAGCCACATTCCTCAGCCGAGTGCAACTTCTGCAGGAGGCCACTGCATTTTGAAATGATGAGTGAAAGAGAGAAATCTTACTTCTCTGGTATGAGCAAGCTGGTGTCTGCTCAGGCCTGA